The following are encoded together in the Candidatus Neomarinimicrobiota bacterium genome:
- a CDS encoding cytochrome P460 family protein, whose protein sequence is MSKVLMFASILIISLLLVISCGKGKKDIEEMEADEVSTSESTHEEATLPGADAAELWKYITETSPYGEWDFWPGIEGHVAGNAPHGAIIRTYLSGHGAHNVQDPEKGTFENGQIIVKENFMPDTTLAAITVMYKVEGFNPDAADWFWAKYKPDGTVDAAGIPKGCVTCHGAKADNDFVMIGSLK, encoded by the coding sequence ATGAGCAAAGTTTTAATGTTTGCAAGTATACTGATTATATCCCTCTTATTAGTTATTTCTTGCGGTAAAGGTAAAAAAGATATAGAAGAAATGGAAGCCGATGAGGTTTCTACATCAGAATCTACGCATGAAGAAGCAACCCTACCAGGAGCGGATGCCGCTGAACTATGGAAATATATTACAGAAACAAGTCCATATGGAGAATGGGACTTTTGGCCCGGCATAGAAGGACATGTAGCAGGTAATGCTCCTCATGGCGCCATAATCCGAACATACCTTAGCGGGCACGGAGCTCATAATGTCCAAGATCCGGAAAAGGGAACCTTTGAAAACGGTCAAATTATTGTCAAAGAAAATTTTATGCCTGATACAACTCTTGCCGCAATTACGGTAATGTATAAAGTAGAAGGCTTTAATCCTGATGCTGCCGACTGGTTTTGGGCGAAATATAAGCCTGACGGAACAGTTGATGCCGCGGGAATTCCGAAAGGCTGCGTCACCTGTCACGGTGCAAAAGCTGACAATGATTTTGTAATGATTGGAAGTTTAAAGTAA